In Plantibacter sp. PA-3-X8, one DNA window encodes the following:
- a CDS encoding DUF3592 domain-containing protein — protein sequence MARKRATGDTRGFLHSRVFQTVAIVLMLLAGPVAVVVGSFMMAADSDLLQNGERTSGTVTEVDDGRKASHHRFRTDYLAPDGSPQRVWADWPLDGKPAVGDVVTVIYRADDPGTAVLEGYDGPGTSVVGIGVVLTGVSLLIGTAMLVGVLLRAGRGPNPEEISKP from the coding sequence ATGGCACGCAAGCGCGCGACGGGCGACACACGCGGCTTCCTGCACAGCAGGGTGTTCCAGACGGTGGCGATCGTCCTGATGCTGTTGGCCGGTCCGGTGGCCGTGGTCGTCGGCTCCTTCATGATGGCAGCCGACAGCGACCTGTTGCAGAACGGGGAGCGGACGAGTGGGACGGTCACCGAGGTCGACGACGGCCGGAAGGCATCTCACCACCGGTTCAGGACCGACTATCTGGCACCCGACGGTTCGCCACAACGGGTCTGGGCGGACTGGCCCCTCGACGGCAAACCCGCCGTCGGCGACGTCGTCACGGTGATCTACCGCGCGGACGACCCCGGCACGGCGGTGCTCGAGGGCTATGACGGACCGGGGACCTCGGTCGTCGGGATCGGTGTCGTGCTGACCGGCGTGAGTCTCCTGATCGGTACCGCGATGCTCGTCGGGGTCTTGCTTCGAGCAGGCCGCGGGCCTAACCCCGAGGAGATCTCGAAGCCGTGA